The Candidatus Rokuibacteriota bacterium genome segment TCGAGGCCGCCAAGCCCTACCTCGAGAGAAAACTGAAATTGTGCGAGGAGGCCGTCGTGACCGCTGCCTTCATCGCGACGGCAGACGCCGGCGCCGCTGCCGCTGAGGCCAAGACTCTGCAGTTCTGGCAGCTCTACTGGGGCGTCATGGGGCTGGTTGCGAACCAAAAGGTGACTCACGCCATGGTTGCCTTCGGGGCAAAGCTTCGCGCAAAGGAGTCGTCCAGCTCGCTCCAAGTAGGGGTGCTCGAGTTGGCCAGTGCGTGCCGCCAGGAGATGGCGGCTTCGTGGTCACCGATCTGGCGGCGATAGCTCGGCTCGATTGAGAAACGCCAAGCGCGTGACAACCAACTAGCCGATGCCACGCTCCGAGCCCGAGAGCTGGCAGCGCAACGTGTGGGCGCTGGCGCTCGTTGTCTTCACGGCCTTTCTCGGGTTCCAGTTCTTCTCCCCGTTCCTGCCGCTCTACGTCCACGAGCTGGGCGTCACCGACCCGGCGCAGATCGCCGTCTGGTCGGGCGTGCTGCTGGCCGTCACGCCCGCCGTGTCGGCCCTGCTCGGCCCGCTCTGGGGCCGGCTCTCGGATCGCGTCGGCCGCAAGCTCATGCTGATACGGTCGCTCGCGGGCTTCGTCGTCATCATCGCCGCCATGGGGCTCGTGACATCCGTCTACCAGCTGTTCATCGCGCGACTGCTCCAGGGCGTCTTCGCGGGCTTCTCGGTGATGGCGATGGCCGTCGCGAGCGTGTCATGTCCTCGCGACAAGGTGCCGGTAGCGATCGGGAGGGTCCAGTCGGCCCAGCTCTTGAGCGTGGCCGTGGGACCTGTCGCCGGCGGCTACGTGGCCTCACACTTCGGGATCCGCTTCGCCTTCTTCGTGACGGCGGGCCTGTGCGCCCTGGCGCTCGTCGGGCTGATCGTCCTCTTCAAGGAGGAGAGGCCCGGAGGGACGGGGGAGGCAAGGCAGCGGCCGCCCCACCTTTCCCTTCGAGAGCTCTTCCGCCTGCCGCATCTCCCGCTCGTTCTGGCGTTGCTCTTGATCTGCCAGTTCATCGACCGGGGGCTCGCCCTTCTGATTCCGCTGAAAGTCGCCGACCTGCCCGGTGTCGGGCAGATCGCCGCGATCTCGGGCGTCATCATCTCGGTTTCCGCCGTGTGCGGGACGATCTCGGCCAGCGTGGCCGGGCGGCTTGCTCAGCGCTGGCCGATCGCGCGGCTGCTCTTGCTCGGCTGCGTGACGGGCGGGGTCCCGTGCGCGCTCATGGCGTGGTCGGACACGTGGATCCACCTACTCGTCCTGCGCTGCCTAGTCGGCTTCTCGCTGGGCGGCGCGGTGACGCTGGCCTACTCGCTCGGCGGCCACCTGGCTCCGAGCGAGACCCGCGGCGCCGCCTTCGGCTGGCTCGCGCTCGGTGTCCAGTTCGGCACGGCGCTCAGCCCGCTGGCCACCGGTGGTCTCGCCGCGCTGAGCCTGCCCGGGGCCTTCGTCTTCGACGGCGCGCTCGCCTGGATCGCCGCCGCAGTGCTGTTGCTCGCGGCGCGCGACCTCGTGAACCGCCGCCTCTAGTAACCGTCCAGTCCTGCGCGCCGACGAAGCGATTCAATGATGGATCGCCCTGTGTACGTAGCTGGATACACCAAGGCCGTTGTGCTGGTTCCGCGTTTTTCCGCTTGACAGCTTCTGCGGGGCCGATTGCTCACGTGGCGGCAGCGCTCTGAAAGTGCCGCGCCAGCGGCCCATACTCGCTGCGCTGCGCACAATCGCGCAGGGCCGATGGGAAAATAATTCCCCGTCTCAAGAACGCATGTCCAGGGCGCTCCACGGAGGCGCGGAAACCGGGGTGTAGAGTCAGCGCAGGAGGGCTCGCCATGCAGAGCCACGAGTCAACTGTCTTCCCCACTCCGGATCGCGTCGCGGCGCTCGACCGGCTCGGCGACGAGATCGCCGAACTCTCCGCGCACCTCGACGCCGCCACCGCGCGCCTGCTCGCCCTGATCCGGGAGTTCGACGCACGCGGAGGTTGGAACACGGGCTTCCGCTCCTGTGCCGCCTGGCTCTCCTGGCGGGTGGGGCTCGACCTTGGCGCGGCCCGTGAACGGGTCCGGGTCGCGCGCTCCCTCGAGACGCTGCCGCTCCTCGCCCAGGCCCTTGCCGGCGGGCAGCTGTCGTACGCCAAGGTCCGCGCCCTCACCCGGGTGGCCACGCCCGAGACGGAAGCGCGGCTCCTGGGGGTGGCGCGCGCGGGCACGGCCGCTCACGTCGAGCGGATCGTCCGCGGCTGGCGGTGTGTAGACCGGCGGGCCGAGGCTCGGGAGACCACCCTGCGGCATGCGAGCCGAGCCCTCCACGTGCACCAGGACGAGGACGGCATGGTGGTCCTCAGGGGGCGGCTCGAGCCTGAAGTGGGGGCGCTCCTCATCCAGGCGCTGGCCGCCGCTCGGGAGGCCCTGTACCAGCGGGCCCGCGTGCCGGAGGGAGAGGCTGGGGGCGGAAACGTTTCCGCGGAAACGCCCACGATGACCCAGCGTCAGGCCGACGCGCTGGCCCTCCTCGCGGAGACGGCCCTGCACCACGGGCTCGATCCGGGCGCCCCGGGCGAGCGCTACCAGGTGGTGGTCCACATCGACGCCCAGGCCCTGGCCGAGCCGGATCAGCCGGGCCAGTCCGTCCTCGAGGAGGGCGCGCGCGTTTCCGCGGAAACGTCGCGGCGCCTGGCCTGCGACGCCAGCCGGGTGGTGATGCGCCATGACGAGGAGGGCCGCGTGGTCGAGATTGGGGCCCGGACCCGGACGATTCCCCCCGCCTTACGGCGGGCGCTCCACCATCGGGACCGTGGCTGCCGCTTCCCGGGCTGCGGCGTGAGCAATGGCCAGGGGCATCATCTCCGCCACTGGGCGCACGGCGGGCCGACGACGCTGTCGAACCTCGCGCTCCTCTGCCGCCGGCATCACCGAGCGGTGCACGAGGAGGGCTTCCAGGTCGCGCGCGGGCCCGACGGGGCGCTCCGGTTCCTGCGGCCGGACGGCCGCCCGCTGCCCGAGGTGCCGCCGCCTACTCCAGTACCCGCTGATCCCGTCGAAGCTCTCCGCGCGTGTCACGACTCCCAAGGCCTGCGCCTCAATCCGCGGACGGCGTGTCCCGGCTGGCTCGGGGAGCGGTTGAATGTAGCGTGGGCGATCGACGTCCTGCACCCGCGAGCGCAGAATCCTCCCAGGACGGTCCTGCTCCGCGCGGATGAGATCATCCAATGATCCCATCAATGGGGCAGCTTGCCCCACACGTCCTCGCTGCGATCTAGGGGCGCATGCCGTGCGAAGAAGGGCCGGGGCGGCGGAGCGGGGCCGCGAGCTCGGCGAAGTCGCAGAGCAGCGGTCGGGTGTCGCGGGGGTCGACGATCTCCTCGATCCAGAACGTCTCGGCCGAGCGGAACGGCGAGCGGAGCTTGTTGAGCCGCGCCGCGATCTCGGCCATTTTCTTCTCGCGGTCGGGCGCAGCGTCGAGGTCGGCGCGGTAGGCCGCCTCGATCCCTCCCTCGAGGGGCAGCGAGCCCCAGCGGCCGGACGGCCACGCGTAGCGCGTACAGTAGCGCCGGCCGTTTCGATGCGCCGCCCCCGCGACGCCGAAGGCGTTCCGCACGATCACCGCGCACCAGGGCACGGAGGTCTGCCACATGGCCGACATCGCGCGCACGCCCTGCTTGATCGTCCCCGTGCGCTCGGCCTCGAGGCCGATGAGGAAGCCCGGGCAGTCCACGAGGTAGACCACCGGCAGGTGGAAGGTCTGCGCCGTGTCCACGAAGCGCTCGACCTTCTGGCAGGTGTCGGCCGTCCAGGCGCCGCCGTAGTGCGTCGGGTCGCTCGCCATGACGGCGACCGGCCAGCCGTCCAGCCGGGCGAGCCCCGTGATGACCGCGCGGCCGTAGAGCGGGGCGATCTCGAAGAACGAGCCGCGGTCCACCACGGCCTCGACGATCGGGCGCATACGGTACGTCTTGCGGATGTTGCGCGGGATCGCGCCGAAGAGCCAGTCTTCACGGCGGCTCGGGTCGTCCGTGCGGGGCCCGCGGGGCGGCACGTCATCGATCGATGACGGCAGGTAGGAGAGGAAGCGTCGCGCGCGCGCGAAGGCCTCCTCCTCCGTGTCGACGGCGTCGTCGACGGCGCCGGCCTTGAGCTGGATCTCCCAGCCGCCGAGCTCCATCTTGGTCAGCTTCTGGCCGATCCGCTCGACAACGGGCGGGCCCGCGACGAAGAGCGCGGACGTGCCCTTGACCATCAGCGAATAGTGCGCTGCGGCCAGGTGCGCGGCGCCGAGCCCCGCCACGGAGCCGAGACCGAGCGCCACGCGGGGGACGATGGCCATGTTGTCCACCACGGTCTCCCAGCCATCGACGCCGGGGACGTTGGCGCGGCCCGTGGTCTCGATCGTCTTGACCGAGCCGCCGCCGCCGGAGCCTTCGACGAACCGGATGAGTGGCAGCCGCAGCTCCTGCGCCATCCGCTCGCACATGAGGTGCTTGCCCTTGATGGTCGCGTCGGCCGAGCCGCCGCGCACGGTGAAATCGTCCCCGCCGACGACGACCGGCCGGCCGTCCACGCGCGCCCGGCCGAAGATGAAGTTGGACGGCGTGAGGCTCTCGAGCTCATTGTCCGCGTCGTACGCCGCCGTGCCCGCGATCTTGCCCACCTCGTGGAAGGTGTCCGGGTCGACCAGGCGCGCGATGCGCTCGCGGATGGTCAAGCGTCCCTCGTCGTGCTGCCGCTTGACGCGCTCCGCGCCGCCGAGCCGCTCGGCAAAGGCCTCACGGCGTCGCAGCTCGTCGAGTTCGGGTTGCCAGTCGTCAGCCACGCGTCTGCCCTCCCACAATCCCGGTATGATAAGTCAAGATCCGGCCGCACGTCCCGCTTTGTACGCGGGGGACTTCGTCGCATGCGCTGCGCGGCCGCGCTACGCCCGTCGAGGTCTACGCCTGCGCGGAGGGGCACGCGCGTCTGTGACCGCGCGGCTCGGATTGCCCCCGCTCCCGCTGTCCTGCTACTCTAGCCGCGTCATGGACGGCGAGCGCGGGCCCACT includes the following:
- a CDS encoding MFS transporter, whose amino-acid sequence is MPRSEPESWQRNVWALALVVFTAFLGFQFFSPFLPLYVHELGVTDPAQIAVWSGVLLAVTPAVSALLGPLWGRLSDRVGRKLMLIRSLAGFVVIIAAMGLVTSVYQLFIARLLQGVFAGFSVMAMAVASVSCPRDKVPVAIGRVQSAQLLSVAVGPVAGGYVASHFGIRFAFFVTAGLCALALVGLIVLFKEERPGGTGEARQRPPHLSLRELFRLPHLPLVLALLLICQFIDRGLALLIPLKVADLPGVGQIAAISGVIISVSAVCGTISASVAGRLAQRWPIARLLLLGCVTGGVPCALMAWSDTWIHLLVLRCLVGFSLGGAVTLAYSLGGHLAPSETRGAAFGWLALGVQFGTALSPLATGGLAALSLPGAFVFDGALAWIAAAVLLLAARDLVNRRL
- a CDS encoding DUF222 domain-containing protein, coding for MQSHESTVFPTPDRVAALDRLGDEIAELSAHLDAATARLLALIREFDARGGWNTGFRSCAAWLSWRVGLDLGAARERVRVARSLETLPLLAQALAGGQLSYAKVRALTRVATPETEARLLGVARAGTAAHVERIVRGWRCVDRRAEARETTLRHASRALHVHQDEDGMVVLRGRLEPEVGALLIQALAAAREALYQRARVPEGEAGGGNVSAETPTMTQRQADALALLAETALHHGLDPGAPGERYQVVVHIDAQALAEPDQPGQSVLEEGARVSAETSRRLACDASRVVMRHDEEGRVVEIGARTRTIPPALRRALHHRDRGCRFPGCGVSNGQGHHLRHWAHGGPTTLSNLALLCRRHHRAVHEEGFQVARGPDGALRFLRPDGRPLPEVPPPTPVPADPVEALRACHDSQGLRLNPRTACPGWLGERLNVAWAIDVLHPRAQNPPRTVLLRADEIIQ
- a CDS encoding carboxyl transferase domain-containing protein — protein: MADDWQPELDELRRREAFAERLGGAERVKRQHDEGRLTIRERIARLVDPDTFHEVGKIAGTAAYDADNELESLTPSNFIFGRARVDGRPVVVGGDDFTVRGGSADATIKGKHLMCERMAQELRLPLIRFVEGSGGGGSVKTIETTGRANVPGVDGWETVVDNMAIVPRVALGLGSVAGLGAAHLAAAHYSLMVKGTSALFVAGPPVVERIGQKLTKMELGGWEIQLKAGAVDDAVDTEEEAFARARRFLSYLPSSIDDVPPRGPRTDDPSRREDWLFGAIPRNIRKTYRMRPIVEAVVDRGSFFEIAPLYGRAVITGLARLDGWPVAVMASDPTHYGGAWTADTCQKVERFVDTAQTFHLPVVYLVDCPGFLIGLEAERTGTIKQGVRAMSAMWQTSVPWCAVIVRNAFGVAGAAHRNGRRYCTRYAWPSGRWGSLPLEGGIEAAYRADLDAAPDREKKMAEIAARLNKLRSPFRSAETFWIEEIVDPRDTRPLLCDFAELAAPLRRPGPSSHGMRP